Proteins co-encoded in one Pogona vitticeps strain Pit_001003342236 chromosome 9, PviZW2.1, whole genome shotgun sequence genomic window:
- the LOC110089612 gene encoding uncharacterized protein LOC110089612, which produces MTSGMMRSLPLTCFLATFISLGVSLECEECVGMGHNCNGPKITCPPEKDSCAIIASEMLGQRTLVKTCLPSKACNLGLSSINMGKIGIQKNFISCCVGDGCKRSTDTMPDRNTTLNGRKCPACYAFKETCEETMTNCAGDELFCLEVSGTSSLGAIATPVVMKGCANSAACYELKDAKSTLGSLSMVYKAGCTDGASPGSPSEFWGFLFSTMSGLLLVKFLVFLGHLRVQRSNTMEIFLPICLLVTVMATGGTLKCPVCETTGRNCDGPMKTCPPEYEQCGIISWEKSFGMQNKTTAKKCIKPGACQKGLVVFNAGKNGTILSHVSCCTGDECKKPAPPLPPRNLTSLREKRTCPACYSEKEVCKEETIECRGEDETHCVELFYQTSDAEGRNVTTTMKGCANKALCDNQDDFATGNLLPASLCKVASGAGRTIEGWSGFLLLSQVQLLFGQVLP; this is translated from the exons GGGTCTCTTTGGAATGTGAAGAATGTGTGGGTATGGGACACAACTGTAATGGTCCTAAAATAACATGCCCTCCGGAGAAAGATTCCTGTGCCATCATCGCGTCAGAGATGCTAG GACAAAGGACCCTTGTAAAGACTTGTCTTCCGTCCAAAGCCTGCAACTTAGGCCTTTCCAGCATCAATATGGGCAAAATCGGCATTCAAAAGAATTTCATTTCCTGCTGTGTAGGAGACGGGTGCAAAAGGAGCACGGACACCA TGCCCGATAGAAACACCACACTGAATGGAAGGAAGTGCCCGGCTTGCTATGCCTTTAAAGAGACGTGTGAAGAAACCATGACCAACTGTGCTGGAGATGAATTATTTTGCTTAGAGGTGTCTGGGACTTCATCCCTGG GAGCTATTGCTACACCAGTCGTCATGAAGGGCTGTGCAAACAGCGCTGCCTGTTACGAACTGAAGGATGCAAAATCTACTCTTGGGTCACTCAGTATGGTTTATAAAGCCGGATGCACTGATGGGGCATCGCCAGGTAGCCCTTCAGAATTCTGGGGATTCCTTTTCTCAACCATGAGTGGACTCTTGCTTGTAAAGTTTCTTGTT TTCCTTGGTCATCTTAGAGTACAAAGATCTAATACCATGGAGATTTTCCTTCCCATCTGCCTTCTTGTTACTGTCATGGCTACAG gAGGTACTCTGAAATGTCCAGTTTGTGAGACAACTGGTAGGAATTGTGATGGACCCATGAAGACCTGTCCCCCTGAGTATGAGCAATGTGGCATTATTTCATGGGAGAAATCATTtg GAATGCAAAATAAAACTACGGCAAAGAAATGCATCAAACCGGGGGCATGCCAGAAGGGCCTTGTTGTTTTCAATGCGGGCAAGAATGGAACCATATTAAGCCACGTTTCCTGCTGCACCGGAGATGAATGCAAGAAGCCTGCTCCACCAC TGCCACCAAGAAATCTCACATCCCTTAGGGAGAAGAGGACTTGCCCAGCTTGCTATTCAGAGAAGGAAGTCTGCAAAGAAGAGACCATTGAATGTCGAGGAGAGGATGAGACCCATTGTGTTGAGCTGTTTTATCAGACTTCAGATGCAG aaggaagaaatgtgaCAACCACCATGAAGGGATGTGCAAACAAGGCTTTATGTGATAATCAGGATGATTTTGCTACAGGCAATTTACTTCCTGCAAGCCTTTGTAAGGTTGCCAGTGGAGCAGGCCGCACCATTGAGGGATGGTCTGGGTTTCTCCTGTTATCCCAGGTTCAGCTCTTGTTTGGGCAAGTTCTTCCTTGA